From Oxobacter pfennigii, a single genomic window includes:
- a CDS encoding flavodoxin domain-containing protein, which translates to MPKKILVTYTSKYGSTRKYAEWIASALNADLFAAQTVEPKILSQYHVVIYGGGLYAGGIAGVKLVTQNPCKNLIVFTVGLADPNSTDYSEIINKNFMPELLAKTKFFHLRGGIDYKKLGPVHKVMMAMMKGMIQRKPESEREADDKEFLDTYNSKVNFEDKGTIDSLIVYVKGL; encoded by the coding sequence ATGCCTAAAAAGATTTTAGTCACATATACATCCAAATACGGCTCAACTCGCAAGTACGCTGAATGGATTGCTTCGGCACTGAATGCAGATTTATTTGCAGCCCAAACGGTTGAACCAAAAATTCTAAGTCAATACCACGTCGTGATATATGGTGGTGGTCTGTATGCAGGTGGTATCGCAGGTGTAAAGCTGGTTACTCAAAATCCCTGTAAAAACCTTATCGTGTTTACCGTTGGATTAGCCGATCCCAACTCAACAGACTATAGTGAGATCATAAATAAAAACTTTATGCCAGAGCTTCTCGCAAAAACAAAATTCTTCCATCTGCGCGGAGGCATAGACTATAAAAAACTTGGTCCTGTCCATAAAGTCATGATGGCTATGATGAAAGGCATGATTCAAAGAAAGCCTGAATCTGAGCGAGAAGCTGATGACAAAGAATTTCTCGATACTTATAATTCAAAAGTGAATTTTGAGGATAAGGGAACTATAGATTCGCTAATCGTCTATGTGAAGGGCTTATAA
- a CDS encoding uroporphyrinogen decarboxylase family protein — protein sequence MSNISDRENMLLVLDGDQPAWVPNYSREIANIGIPLFRRTKDTVTGYNIDFFGVEFTSTVDGPIPAHTKNLQFRLTDITKWRDIMPKVEYDTINWEEQSHDSYDKAACFYGKLDHKDKVFNLSLGGIWDELHYIMGFEGALLALAEEPAETYNFLMAIADMYIEVLRRQSKYFRPDLVTIMDHISNKKDLMMSPKTYRELIKPAQKKVFEAAIELGCRAQMHVDGYVEPVIPDYAEIGVSVIQPFQVFNDIEKAKRDYGIVCIGGWDAFGPGNQQEADEETVRQSVRLAIDTYGPTGKYVFWCSGATDRNPEQLLWLNDEADKYGHAFYQK from the coding sequence ATGAGTAATATTTCAGATAGAGAAAATATGCTCCTGGTTCTTGACGGCGATCAGCCTGCATGGGTTCCCAACTATTCAAGGGAAATAGCCAATATAGGCATCCCATTGTTCAGAAGAACAAAGGATACGGTGACAGGTTACAACATTGACTTTTTCGGTGTGGAGTTCACCTCCACCGTTGACGGACCTATTCCGGCCCATACTAAAAATCTTCAATTCCGCCTTACGGATATTACAAAATGGCGGGATATTATGCCGAAAGTTGAATACGACACCATTAACTGGGAAGAGCAAAGCCACGATTCTTATGATAAGGCTGCCTGCTTTTACGGCAAGCTTGACCATAAGGATAAGGTTTTTAACTTAAGCCTGGGAGGCATTTGGGACGAACTTCATTACATCATGGGATTTGAAGGCGCGCTTTTAGCATTGGCTGAAGAACCGGCGGAAACCTATAACTTCCTTATGGCTATAGCAGACATGTATATCGAAGTTCTCCGCCGTCAGTCCAAGTACTTCAGGCCGGATTTAGTCACTATAATGGATCATATTTCAAATAAAAAGGATTTGATGATGTCGCCTAAAACCTACAGAGAATTGATAAAACCGGCTCAGAAAAAGGTATTCGAGGCAGCTATTGAATTAGGCTGCCGTGCCCAGATGCATGTTGACGGATATGTAGAGCCTGTCATACCTGATTATGCTGAAATTGGCGTATCTGTTATACAGCCTTTCCAAGTTTTCAATGATATTGAGAAAGCCAAGAGAGATTACGGCATTGTATGCATAGGCGGATGGGATGCCTTCGGGCCGGGCAACCAGCAGGAAGCCGATGAAGAAACAGTCCGTCAATCCGTAAGATTAGCCATAGATACCTATGGGCCTACAGGCAAATATGTATTTTGGTGCAGCGGTGCGACAGACAGAAACCCTGAACAACTTTTATGGTTGAATGATGAAGCCGATAAATATGGTCATGCATTCTACCAAAAATAA
- the dcuC gene encoding C4-dicarboxylate transporter DcuC yields MLNLIITIVCVITAVYLINKKLPNVAVFLAMGLLVAAGITIFTGKSVAATSSGSLVLDIFEAVKETFLTTFSSTGMAMVPIFGYSSYMNKINASNVLGTIIAKPIEKSKNPYFVGVFITIMICGLMRIAIVSAIAIVALFSTTLYPALIKAGLSKRTAISALLLGTCFDWGPADFVIAQFYSGILNFPMSEYFTSVSIRVLPIVLVIIAVVSGPIMQFVDKKQGYVFGADRDVSEEVAATGDANAKTLEMPKFYAIFPILPLLFILAFSPIFSKFTISVVAAVVISLVIVFVVESIRRKKILEPINDFMEWSKGMGTAFGSLLTMVISSQFFAGMLNKLNGFRYLIDTVLGAGMNGMLLLLLLGFVLMFMCLMMGGGGVVGIMTAPALTTIASSMGISYYAASLPLQIANGLRCFNLGTSVHLQYCSGMINDKPIELFKRAAIPAALMYVLTFIFSMIILK; encoded by the coding sequence ATGCTCAATTTGATAATCACAATTGTATGTGTTATCACTGCAGTTTACTTAATCAATAAAAAATTGCCAAACGTTGCCGTATTTCTTGCCATGGGCTTACTGGTGGCAGCGGGTATTACCATATTTACAGGAAAATCCGTTGCAGCAACCTCCAGCGGCAGTCTGGTACTTGATATATTTGAAGCAGTTAAAGAAACCTTCCTTACGACATTTTCTTCAACAGGAATGGCCATGGTTCCCATTTTCGGATACTCATCGTATATGAACAAAATCAATGCATCCAATGTTTTGGGCACCATTATTGCAAAGCCTATAGAAAAATCCAAAAATCCATATTTTGTGGGCGTTTTTATCACCATAATGATTTGCGGTTTAATGAGAATTGCCATAGTTTCCGCCATAGCTATCGTGGCCCTGTTCAGCACGACCTTGTACCCTGCCTTGATAAAGGCAGGACTCAGCAAGAGAACAGCCATTTCAGCACTGTTACTGGGTACCTGTTTTGACTGGGGTCCCGCAGACTTTGTTATAGCGCAGTTTTATTCCGGCATTCTCAATTTCCCCATGTCAGAATATTTTACCAGCGTTTCCATAAGGGTTCTTCCCATAGTGCTGGTGATAATTGCCGTAGTCAGCGGGCCTATAATGCAGTTTGTCGATAAAAAGCAAGGCTACGTATTCGGAGCAGACAGGGATGTATCGGAAGAAGTGGCAGCAACAGGGGATGCAAATGCCAAAACCCTTGAAATGCCTAAATTTTATGCCATATTCCCCATACTTCCGCTGTTGTTCATATTGGCGTTCAGCCCCATATTCTCTAAATTCACCATTAGCGTTGTGGCTGCTGTTGTCATATCCTTGGTTATAGTCTTTGTGGTTGAATCCATCCGCAGGAAAAAGATATTGGAACCTATAAACGATTTCATGGAATGGTCAAAGGGAATGGGAACTGCTTTTGGATCCTTGCTCACAATGGTAATCAGCTCCCAGTTCTTTGCAGGAATGCTAAACAAGCTAAACGGCTTTCGGTATCTCATTGATACAGTTTTAGGCGCAGGTATGAACGGTATGCTGCTTTTATTGCTCTTAGGCTTCGTGCTGATGTTTATGTGTTTGATGATGGGCGGAGGCGGTGTTGTCGGAATAATGACTGCGCCTGCCCTTACCACTATAGCAAGCTCCATGGGAATTTCCTATTATGCAGCTTCACTCCCGCTGCAGATAGCAAATGGTCTCCGCTGCTTTAACCTTGGCACCTCAGTTCATCTTCAATACTGTTCAGGCATGATTAACGACAAACCCATTGAACTGTTCAAGCGTGCCGCCATACCTGCCGCATTAATGTATGTGCTTACATTTATATTTTCCATGATTATTCTTAAATAA